Below is a window of Frigoribacterium sp. SL97 DNA.
GAGGGCGGTGCGGGCGTCAAGTGCGGGCTCACGAGAGAGCGCCGCTGCCTCGACGGCGGCGAACGGGAGGGACTCGCGGCGTGCTGCGGCGTCGGCCACGGCACCCGCGTAGAGGTCGTCGAGCACCTAGTTGTGGGCCTTCGGCACGTAGCGGTGACCACCGACGCCGTAACCGGCCTTCTTGAGCACGAGACCGACGATCAGTCCGACGACGACCAGGCCGGCCGACGCCCAGACGATCCACGGGACGTCGAGGAAGAAGGCCAGCGTGCCGATGGCGAAGCCGACCAGCATGATGACGACGGCGGTCCAGGCGGCGGGCGAGTTGCCGTGCCCGAGGTCGTCGGCCGTCTCGGTGTCGCGGCCCTTCGAGCCGGAGTCGACCTTCGCGGGGGCGTTCGCGAGGGGCGCGTCGCCACCGGACGGGGTGCTCGTCGTGTTCGTGCTCACAGTGCTCCTTGGATCAGGTCGGTACGAGGGCTGAGTCTACCGGGTACGACCCGGCTCGGTGGGGCCCGACCCGCCCCCGTCGAGGTGCGCCGGGTCGTCGGTGGGATCGTCGCCACCCGACAGCGCGTCCCAGGCGGCCGCCGGATCGGCCGAGGGATCCGCGGCGACCAGTCGCGTGGCGGAGTACTTGCGGGTGGCCTGGGGCCAGGCGCCCGCGAGGAGCACGGTGGCGACTCCGAGGAGCGCGGCGAGGACGCCGGCCACGAGCCCGAGCCAGGGCCAGGCCGTGGGCTCCACCGAGGAGACGATGGCCCGGATCGAGTCGGTGCCGTCGACGCCCGTGGCGGTCGTCACGGCGCTCCCCGAGGCGCGCACGGGGTCGGCCAGGGCGGTCGACGTCGTGACGACCACGCTGACGCCCAGTGCCACCTGGAGAACCCCCAGGACGACGCGGAAGACGCGGCCGGCGATCGTGAGCGCCCCGAAGAGCGCCAGGCTGGCCAGCGACAGGGCGGACAACGGCGCACCGGCGACGTCGCCGGCGACGTCGAGCGGGAGGTCTCCGCCCTGGGGGGAGGCGACGACGACGTGGAACCAGTCCTGCGTCCAGGACAGCAGGGCGAGTCCCGCGAGCAGGATGCCCCCGAGGATCGTCGTGAGCTTCAGGCGACGAGCGGGCATCAGCGGAGCCGTGCCATGGCGTTCGCGACCGCGACGGCACGCAAGGGGGCCGCGGCCTTGTTGCGCGCCTCCTGGTTCTCGGCGACCGGGTCGCTGTCGGCGACGAGACCGGCACCCGCCTGCACGCGGGCCACGCCGTCCTGCAACAGGACGGTGCGGATCGCGATCGCGACGTCGGCCGAGCCGGCGAAGTCGAAGTAGCCGACCACTCCCCCGTAGACGCCCCGCTGGGCGGGCTCGAGTTCGTCGATGATCTCGAGGGCCCGGGGCTTGGGAGCACCCGACAACGTGCCGGCCGGGAAGGTGGCACGGAACGCGTCGATGGCGTCCTTGCCGGGAGCGAGGTCGCCCTCGACGCTCGAGACGAGGTGCATGATGTGGCTGAACCGTTCGACCTGCATGAACTCGGTGACCTCGACGGTTCCCGGCGTGCACACCTTGAGCAGGTCGTTGCGGGCGAGGTCGACGAGCATGAGGTGCTCGGCGCGTTCTTTCTCGTCCGAGGCGAGTTCGTCGGCGAAGCGCTGGTCCTCGTCGGGCGAGGCTCCGCGGGGCTTCGACCCGGCGATGGGATGCGTGTAGGCCCGCCGGCCGTCGACCTTGACCAGCGCCTCGGGCGACGAGCCCACGATGGTGTACGGCCGGCCCTGCACGTCGTCGAGGGTCACCAGGTACATGTACGGGCTCGGGTTGAGCGTCCGCAGCACCCGGTAGACGTCGAGCGGCTCGGCCGTGACCTCGTGGTCGAAGCGCTGGGAGACGACGACCTGGAAGACGTCGCCGTCGTGGATGAACTGCTTCGACCGCCGGATCGCGTGCGCGTACTCGTCGTCGGTCGAACGGCGGGTCGGCGTGGCCTCGATCGTCAGGTCGACGTCGGACAGGAACGCCTCGCTCGGGGCCGCGAGTCGGGATTGGAGGTCGTCGAGTCGGGACTGCGCGTCGGCCCACAGGACGTCGGGCTCGTCGGTTCCGTCGTTCAACGCGGTGGCGACGAGCAGGACGGCACCCGTGCGGTGGTCGAGGGCCACGAGCTCGGACACGAAGCTGAGCGCCTGGGAGGGCACCGTGAACTCGGCCGGCGGCGCGTCGGGAAGGTGTTCGAGCTCGCGCACGGCCTCCCAGCCGATGAACCCGACGAGGCCGCCGGTGAGGGGCGGCATGCCGTCGATGCGCGGGGTCGCCCACCGGTGGTGCAGGGCGGAGAGCACCTCGAGGGGACGGCCGACGGCATCGCCCAGCGCCCGGTCGCGGTCGATGCCGTAGTCGATCCAGCGGGCCTCGCCGTCGTCGGTCGTGAGCACGCCGAACGACGAGACGCCGACGAAGGACCACCGGGACCAGATCCCGCCCTGGGCCGCCGACTCGAGGAGGAAGCTGCCGGGCCTGCCGTCGGCGAGCTTGCGGTACACCCCCACGGGCGTCTCGCCGTCGGCGAACAGGTCGCGGACGACCGGGACGACCCGGTGCCCGGCCAGCCGCTCGTCGAACTGGGCCCGGGTCGTCGAGGTGCGGATCGGGGCGTCAGCCACGGAGGCCTCCGGTGGGGTCGGTGTCGCCGGACGGCAGGGACGAGGAGGCGGTGGCCGGCTCGAGCGGGTCGACCTCGAAACAGGAGTGCGAGCCCGTGTGGCAGGCGGCGCCGATCTGTTCGACCGTGACGAGCAGCACGTCGTCGTCACAGTCGAGGGCGGCGGCGCGGACGAACTGCGCGTGACCGGACGTGTCGCCCTTGCGCCAGTACTCCTGTCGAGAGCGGGACCAGAAGGTGACGCGCCCCTCGGTGAGGGTGCGGCGGAGCGCCTCGGCGTCCATCCACCCCATCATGAGCACGTCTTTCGTGCCCTCTTGTTGGATGATGGCGGGCAGCAGGCCCGACGCGTCGAACCGGGCACGGGCGACGACGGGCTCGACCGTCTCACGCGTCAGCTGGTCGGTCATGGTGTGCTCCTCGATGCGATGCGATGCGATGTCGGCTGGTCGGCTGCGGCCCGGTGCGGTGACGGCCCGCCTCAGCGGACGACGGCCCCCGACCGGGCCAGCTCGTCCTTGACCTGGCCGATGGTGAGTTCGCCGTTGTGGAAGACCGACGCCGCGAGCACGGCGTCGGCACCCGCCTCGATGGCCGGGGCGAAGTGCTCGAGCCGACCTGCCCCTCCGGACGCGACGACCGGCACCCGGCTGAGCTCGCGAATGGCGCGGACGAGTTCGAGGTCGAAGCCCTGCTTGGTGCCGTCGGCGTCGATCGAGTTGACGAGCAACTCACCCGCCCCGCGTTCGATGGCCTCACGCGCCCAGGCGAGCGCGTCGAGGGTCGTCTCGGTGCGACCGCCGTGGGTCGTGACGACGAAGCCGGAGGGGGTGCCGCTCGAACGCTTGACGTCGAGCGAGAGGACGACCGCCTGGGCTCCGAACCGGTCGGCGATCTCGCCGATCAGGTCGGGCCGCGCGATGGCGGCGCTGTTCACGCCGATCTTGTCGGCCCCCGCCGCCTGCAGCCGGGCGACGTCGTCGGTGGTGCGCACGCCGCCCCCGACCGTCAGCGGGATGAAGACCTGCTCGGCCGTCGCCCGGACGACGTCGTAGGTGGTCGACCGCTCGTCGACCGTGGCGGTGACGTCGAGGAAGGTGATCTCGTCGGCACCCTGCTCGTAGTACGTGCGGGCCAGCTCGACCGGGTCGCCCGCGTCGCGCAGGTCGAGGAAGTTGACGCCCTTCACCACGCGGCCGGCGGCCACGTCGAGGCACGGGATGACCCGGACGGCGAGGGAGGCGTCGGCGGCGACCGCGCCGGGGACGACCGCGTCGTCGGCGGTCACGGCTACAGCCTCGCGGCGTGGATCGGGCTGACCAGGATCGCCCGGGCGCCGAGGTCGTAGAGGGCGTCCATGACCTGGTTGGTGTCGGACCGCGGGACCATCACGCGGACGGCTGCCCAGTCGCGGTCGTGCAGCGGGGAGACGGTGGGCGACTCCATGCCGCCGGCGACGGCGGTCGCGGCGTCCAGCTTGTCGACCGGGACGTCGTAGTCCATGAGGACGTACTGCCGGGCCACGAGGACGCCCTGCAGGCGACGGTGGAGGACCGCCAGACCGTCCACGTCGGCGTCGGACGAGATGAGGACGGCCGTCGATTCGAGGATGACCGGCCCGAAGATCTCGAGCCCGGCCGCCCGCAGGGTCGCACCGGTCGACACGACGTCGGCCACGGCGTCGGCGACGCCCAGCTGCACGGCGCTCTCGACCGCTCCGTCGAGCGGCACGAGGGTCGCGGTCACGCCGTGGCTCTCGAGGAACGAGCCGACGAGGCCGGCGTAGCTCGTCGCGACCCGGGTGCCCTGCAGCTGACGGAGGTCGGCGAAACGGCCGGGAGGGCCCGCGAAACGGAAGGTCGAGCCGCCGAAGTCGAGGGGTGCGACCTCGTGTGCGGGCGAGTGCGAGTCGAGCAGCAGGTCGCGACCCGTGATGCCCACGTCGAGGGCGCCCGACCCCACGTAGGTCGCGATGTCGCGCGGGCGGAGGTAGAAGAACTCGACGCCGTTGCGCGGGTCCTCGACGTGGAGGGTCTTGGGGTCTCGGCGACCGGTGTAGCCGGCCTCGGCGAGCATGGCGGAGGCGGTCTCGCTGAGCGATCCCTTGTTGGGCACTGCGACGCGGAGCATGGGGTTCTCTGTCTGCTGGGGTGCCGCGCGAGCGGCGTGACGAACGGGGGTGACGGAGGCCGACTCAGAGATGTCGGTAGACGTCGGCCGGGGTGATGCCCTTGGCGATCATCATGACCTGCAGGTGGTAGAGCAGCTGGGAGATCTCTTCGGCGGTCGCGACGTCGCCCTCGTACTCGGCGGCCATCCAGACCTCGGCGGCCTCTTCGACGATCTTCTTGCCGATCTGGTGCACGCCGGCGTCGAGTTCGGCCACGGTGCCCGACCCCTCGGGCCGGTCGCGGGCCTTGTCGCTGAGCTCGAGGTACAGGTCGTCGAAGGATTTCACGACGTCAAGGCTACCGTCGCGGCGGCGGCCCGGAGTGCAGCGATGTTGTCGACGGGCGACCCACCGTAGACTGCGGACCCGGCGACCACCGTGTCGGCACCGTTCTCGACGGCCGTGACGATGGTCTCGGTCGTGATGCCGCCGTCGACCTCGAGCCACACGTCGAGCCCGGAGGCGCGCACGGCCTCACGGGCACGGGCCAGCTTGGCCATCGTCTCGGGCATGAAGGACTGCCCGCCGAAGCCCGGCTCGACCGTCATGACGAGGATCATGTCGTACGCGTCGAGGGTCTGGAGGTAGGGCTCGAGGTCGGTGCCCGGCTTCACGGCGACGGAGGCGCGGGAGCCGTTGCTGCGGATGGCCTGCGCCGTCGAGACGGGATCGGACGCCGCCTCGGCGGAGAAGGTCACCGAGAAGGCGCCCGTCTCGGCGTAGCGGGGTGCCCAGCGGTCGGCGTCGTCGATCATCAGGTGCAGGTCGAGCGGTACGGGGCTGACCTCGCCGAGACGCTGCACGACGGGGAGTCCGAGGGTGAGGTTGGGCACGAAGTGGCCGTCCATCACGTCGACGTGCACGAGGTCGGCGGTCGAGATGCGCTCGAGGTCGCGCTCGAGGTTCGCGAAGTCGGCCGAGAGGATGCTGGGGCTGATGCGGATCGACACGGGACGAGCCTACCGTCCGGCACGTTTCTCGATCAGGGCGACGAACATGGCGTCGGTGCCGTGACGGTGCGGCCAGAGCTGGACGAACGGTGCCGACGCCAGGTCGACGGCGCGGCCGGCGATGCGCTCGACGCCGGCCGTCGCGTCGAGCAGGACGAGATCGTCGTCGCGGCCTCGGAGGCCCGCCTCGACGACTCCGCGCGTCTCGGCCGTGTGCGGGGAGCAGGTCACGTAGGCCAGGACCCCCCCGGGCGCCAGCGCGTCCAGGGCGCTGGCGAACAGGCGCGACTGGAGGGCCGTGAGCTGACCGACGTCGGCCGGCTGCTTGCGCCACCGGGCCTCGGGTCGCCGCCGCAGGGCCCCGAGGCCGGTGCAGGGCGCGTCGAGCAGGATGCGGTCGAAACCTCCTGGCCGTTCCGCCCCGAAACGGGTGGCGTCACCCTCGAGGACCTCGACGTCGCCCGGGACGGCCTCGAGCGCCTCTCGGACGAGCCCCGCCCGTGCCGGGACGAGCTCGTTGGCGACGAGGTGGGCACCCGCCCGAGCGGCCTCGGCACCGAGCAGGGCGGCCTTGCCGCCGGGTCCGGCGCACATGTCGAGCCACCGTTCTCCGGGTGTGGCGGGGCGGTGTCGACTGAGGAGGAGCGCGGCGAGCTGCGACCCTTCGTCCTGCACGCGGGCACGCCCCTCGCGGACGGCCGTCTGCTGGGCCGGATCGCCCCCACCACTCGTCGCCGCCAGTGGCGACAGGCGCCCGCTCGGGGCGCCGAGCTCGGACACCTCGGCGAGCCCCGGCAGGGCGACGAGGCTGACCTTCGGGGCGTCGTTGTCGGCCGACAGCAGATCGACGAGCTCGCCCTCCCGCCCCTCGGCGGCCAGCGAACGACGGAACGCCCGCACCACCCAGGCGGGGTGCGACCACTCCGCGGCCAGACGGTCGTCGTCCCCGGTCGTGTCGGCGAGGACGCGCTCGCGCCACTCGTCGGGCGTGGACCGTGAGATGGTGCGCAGCACGCCGTTGACGAATCCAGTGCCCGATCGGCTGCCCACCTGACGTGCGAGCTCGACGCTCTCGTCGACGGCCGCGTGGACCGCCACGCGCGTCGAGAGGAGCTGGTGCGTGCCGAGGCGGAGGACGTCCAGGAGTGCCGGGTCGATCGCGTCGGTGCCCCGACGGGCGGCCAGCGCGATGACGCGGTCGTAGTAGCCCCGGAGGCGCAGGGTGCCGTAGGTCAGTTCGGTCGCGAGCCCTGCGTCCTGGGCTCCGAGACGGGCCCGGACGATGCGCTGCGGCAGCAGGAGGTTGGCGTAGGCGTCGTCCTGCTCGACGGCCCGGAGGACGTCGAGGGCGACCTGGCGGGCGGGTTGGACTCGGCTCATGAGGTGCTCTTCGGGTCGGTGTCGGTGGTGATGTCGATGTCAGCCGGGACGGGCGGGGTGGGCGGGGTCACGCGACGGTCGACCCCGCGGGGCAGCCCCCGCCACCAGTCGGCCGCCGACATCTCTTTCTTGCCCGCCGGTTGCACCCGGACCAGCTCGACGGGCGAGGAGGCGGTGCCCAGCAGCACACGGCGGCCCCGGGACTCGAGGCGACCGGCCTCGAGAGGTGCCTCGTCGGTCGACGTCGTCCGCGCCTCCGTGATCTTGAGGCCCGAGCCGTCGAGGTCGACGCGGGCGCCGGGCTCCGGCGTGACGCCTCGGAAACGGGCGATCACCTCGGTCGCCGGTCGCGAGGCGTCGAGGACGCCGTCGGCGAGGGTCAGCTTGGGGGCGAGCGTGACCGCGCCGGTCTGGGGCGTCGCCGTGGCCGTGCCGTCGGCGAGGCGGTCGACGACGTCGACCAGCAGGCCGGCACCGGAACGCGCGAGCTCGGCGAGGAGCTGGCCTGCGGTCTCGGTGCCGTCGAGGAGGCGCTCGAGGGTGCCGTAGACGTCCCCCGCGTCGAGCTCGGGGACGAGCTGGAACACCGCGGCGCCCGACACGGCGTCGCCCGCCATGAGCGACCGCTGGACGGGGGCGGCGCCGCGCCAGGCGGGGAGGAGGGAGAAGTGCAGGTTGACCCAGCCGAGCCGGGGGGCGCCGAGGAGGGGCTCGCGGAGCAGGGCTCCGTAGGCCACGACGACGCCGAGGTCGGGATCGAGTCCCGTGAGCTCGGCCGTGACCTCAGGCGTGATGCGGCGGGCCTTGACGACGCGGAGACCGAGGCGGTCGGCCTCGACGGCGACGGGGGTGGGGGTCAGGACGCGTCTGCGTCCCTGCGGGGTGTCGTCGCGGGTCAGCACGGCGACGACCTCGTGAGGACCGTCGGCGAGGGCGGTGAGCGAGGGCACGGCAGCGGCGGGGCTGCCGGCGAAGACGAGGCGCATGGGGTTCCTGGCGGGTCAGTCGGCGAACGGCTCGACGTCGTCGAACCGCACTCTGAGTGTAGGGACGGCCCGCGCACGCTTCTGACCGAGCGCCTTGCGTCGGTCCGTGGCCGCCCAGATGACCTGGGAGCGGAGAGCCAGCGCCACGTCGTGACCACGCGAGTAGTCGAAGCGGACGATGGCGCGGACGCCGGCGGACTCGACGTCCACCGGACCGAGGGTCTCGGCACGGACCTCGTCGGGCAGGTCGTCGAGCGCACGCGCGACGGTGTCGACCGTGCCGGTCACGGTGGCCACGCGGACGGCCGGGGGGAAGCGCAGGACGCGACGGTCGGCGAGCTCCGAGGAGACGAAGCGGGCGAGCTCCCACGTCGCGAGGGCGGAGGCGATGGCGCCACCCACCCCGACCAGCACGACCGGGGCGCGACGTGCGGCCAGGGCCGTGGCGTTGGCCCACCAGCGGAGGCAGTCCTCCGCGACGCGGAGGCTCTCTCGGGCGAGCATGCGCTCACCGTCGAGCAGCAGCACGGCTCGGTAACCGCCGGGGGC
It encodes the following:
- a CDS encoding Trp biosynthesis-associated membrane protein codes for the protein MPARRLKLTTILGGILLAGLALLSWTQDWFHVVVASPQGGDLPLDVAGDVAGAPLSALSLASLALFGALTIAGRVFRVVLGVLQVALGVSVVVTTSTALADPVRASGSAVTTATGVDGTDSIRAIVSSVEPTAWPWLGLVAGVLAALLGVATVLLAGAWPQATRKYSATRLVAADPSADPAAAWDALSGGDDPTDDPAHLDGGGSGPTEPGRTR
- a CDS encoding anthranilate synthase component I — encoded protein: MADAPIRTSTTRAQFDERLAGHRVVPVVRDLFADGETPVGVYRKLADGRPGSFLLESAAQGGIWSRWSFVGVSSFGVLTTDDGEARWIDYGIDRDRALGDAVGRPLEVLSALHHRWATPRIDGMPPLTGGLVGFIGWEAVRELEHLPDAPPAEFTVPSQALSFVSELVALDHRTGAVLLVATALNDGTDEPDVLWADAQSRLDDLQSRLAAPSEAFLSDVDLTIEATPTRRSTDDEYAHAIRRSKQFIHDGDVFQVVVSQRFDHEVTAEPLDVYRVLRTLNPSPYMYLVTLDDVQGRPYTIVGSSPEALVKVDGRRAYTHPIAGSKPRGASPDEDQRFADELASDEKERAEHLMLVDLARNDLLKVCTPGTVEVTEFMQVERFSHIMHLVSSVEGDLAPGKDAIDAFRATFPAGTLSGAPKPRALEIIDELEPAQRGVYGGVVGYFDFAGSADVAIAIRTVLLQDGVARVQAGAGLVADSDPVAENQEARNKAAAPLRAVAVANAMARLR
- the hisI gene encoding phosphoribosyl-AMP cyclohydrolase is translated as MTDQLTRETVEPVVARARFDASGLLPAIIQQEGTKDVLMMGWMDAEALRRTLTEGRVTFWSRSRQEYWRKGDTSGHAQFVRAAALDCDDDVLLVTVEQIGAACHTGSHSCFEVDPLEPATASSSLPSGDTDPTGGLRG
- the hisF gene encoding imidazole glycerol phosphate synthase subunit HisF is translated as MTADDAVVPGAVAADASLAVRVIPCLDVAAGRVVKGVNFLDLRDAGDPVELARTYYEQGADEITFLDVTATVDERSTTYDVVRATAEQVFIPLTVGGGVRTTDDVARLQAAGADKIGVNSAAIARPDLIGEIADRFGAQAVVLSLDVKRSSGTPSGFVVTTHGGRTETTLDALAWAREAIERGAGELLVNSIDADGTKQGFDLELVRAIRELSRVPVVASGGAGRLEHFAPAIEAGADAVLAASVFHNGELTIGQVKDELARSGAVVR
- the hisG gene encoding ATP phosphoribosyltransferase, yielding MLRVAVPNKGSLSETASAMLAEAGYTGRRDPKTLHVEDPRNGVEFFYLRPRDIATYVGSGALDVGITGRDLLLDSHSPAHEVAPLDFGGSTFRFAGPPGRFADLRQLQGTRVATSYAGLVGSFLESHGVTATLVPLDGAVESAVQLGVADAVADVVSTGATLRAAGLEIFGPVILESTAVLISSDADVDGLAVLHRRLQGVLVARQYVLMDYDVPVDKLDAATAVAGGMESPTVSPLHDRDWAAVRVMVPRSDTNQVMDALYDLGARAILVSPIHAARL
- a CDS encoding phosphoribosyl-ATP diphosphatase, whose amino-acid sequence is MKSFDDLYLELSDKARDRPEGSGTVAELDAGVHQIGKKIVEEAAEVWMAAEYEGDVATAEEISQLLYHLQVMMIAKGITPADVYRHL
- the rpe gene encoding ribulose-phosphate 3-epimerase, encoding MSIRISPSILSADFANLERDLERISTADLVHVDVMDGHFVPNLTLGLPVVQRLGEVSPVPLDLHLMIDDADRWAPRYAETGAFSVTFSAEAASDPVSTAQAIRSNGSRASVAVKPGTDLEPYLQTLDAYDMILVMTVEPGFGGQSFMPETMAKLARAREAVRASGLDVWLEVDGGITTETIVTAVENGADTVVAGSAVYGGSPVDNIAALRAAAATVALTS
- a CDS encoding RsmB/NOP family class I SAM-dependent RNA methyltransferase; the protein is MSRVQPARQVALDVLRAVEQDDAYANLLLPQRIVRARLGAQDAGLATELTYGTLRLRGYYDRVIALAARRGTDAIDPALLDVLRLGTHQLLSTRVAVHAAVDESVELARQVGSRSGTGFVNGVLRTISRSTPDEWRERVLADTTGDDDRLAAEWSHPAWVVRAFRRSLAAEGREGELVDLLSADNDAPKVSLVALPGLAEVSELGAPSGRLSPLAATSGGGDPAQQTAVREGRARVQDEGSQLAALLLSRHRPATPGERWLDMCAGPGGKAALLGAEAARAGAHLVANELVPARAGLVREALEAVPGDVEVLEGDATRFGAERPGGFDRILLDAPCTGLGALRRRPEARWRKQPADVGQLTALQSRLFASALDALAPGGVLAYVTCSPHTAETRGVVEAGLRGRDDDLVLLDATAGVERIAGRAVDLASAPFVQLWPHRHGTDAMFVALIEKRAGR
- the fmt gene encoding methionyl-tRNA formyltransferase, yielding MRLVFAGSPAAAVPSLTALADGPHEVVAVLTRDDTPQGRRRVLTPTPVAVEADRLGLRVVKARRITPEVTAELTGLDPDLGVVVAYGALLREPLLGAPRLGWVNLHFSLLPAWRGAAPVQRSLMAGDAVSGAAVFQLVPELDAGDVYGTLERLLDGTETAGQLLAELARSGAGLLVDVVDRLADGTATATPQTGAVTLAPKLTLADGVLDASRPATEVIARFRGVTPEPGARVDLDGSGLKITEARTTSTDEAPLEAGRLESRGRRVLLGTASSPVELVRVQPAGKKEMSAADWWRGLPRGVDRRVTPPTPPVPADIDITTDTDPKSTS